One genomic window of Diospyros lotus cultivar Yz01 chromosome 8, ASM1463336v1, whole genome shotgun sequence includes the following:
- the LOC127808352 gene encoding sulfate transporter 1.3-like produces MARYSDEEQETKELDIRSLSSSRLSSSQRHTQNLPYIHKVGVPPKQNIFKEFRDVVKETFFADDPLRHFKDQPRSRKFVLGMQAIFPILEWARRYNLSKFRGDLIAGLTIASLCIPQDIGYANLANLDPQYGLYSSFIPPLVYACMGSSRDIAIGPVAVVSLLLGTLLRKEIDPVKNAAEYRRLAFTATFFAGITQAALGFFRLGFLIDFLSHAAVVGFMAGAAITIALQQLKGFLGIRNFTKHTDIVSVMHSVFGSIHHGWNWQTIVIGAIFLAFLLFAKYIGKKNKKFFWVPAIAPLISVILSTFFVFITHAEKHGVQIVKHIEKGINPSSVDEIYFSGDYLVKGLRIGIVAGMIALTEAVAIGRTFATMKDYQLDGNKEMVALGTMNIVGSMTSCYVATGSFSRSAVNYMAGCQTAVSNIIMSCVVFLTLEFITPLFKYTPNAILSSIIISAVIGLIDVEAAILIWKIDKLDFIACMGAFFGVVFASVEIGLLIAVSISFAKVLLQVTRPRTAILGRIPRTNVYRNIQQYPEATKVPGILIIRVDSAVYFSNSNYVKERILRWLTDEEDQLKASCLPKIEFLIVEMSPVTDIDTSGIHAFEGLHKSLQKRGVQLVLANPGQAVAEKLHASKFPSLIGEDNIFLTVADAILTCSSKKIEEA; encoded by the exons ATGGCTCGTTACAGTGATGAGGAACAGGAAACGAAGGAGTTGGATATTAGAAGCTTGTCATCCTCACGCTTGTCATCCTCACAGCGCCATACGCAGAATTTGCCATATATTCACAAGGTGGGAGTGCCCCCAAAGCAAAACATTTTCAAGGAGTTCAGGGACGTTGTCAAAGAGACATTCTTTGCTGATGATCCTCTACGTCACTTCAAGGACCAACCCAGGTCTAGGAAATTCGTATTAGGCATGCAAGCCATCTTCCCGATTCTTGAATGGGCACGAAGGTACAATTTGTCAAAATTCAGAGGTGACCTTATTGCTGGACTGACCATTGCAAGTCTTTGCATTCCTCAG GACATTGGGTATGCAAATCTTGCGAATTTAGATCCACAGTATGGGTTGT ACTCCAGCTTTATTCCACCACTGGTATATGCCTGCATGGGTAGTTCACGAGATATAGCTATAGGACCAGTGGCTGTCGTGTCTCTTCTGTTAGGCACACTCCTTCGGAAGGAGATTGATCCTGTTAAAAATGCTGCCGAATATCGCCGTCTTGCATTTACAGCTACTTTTTTTGCTGGAATTACCCAAGCAGCACTCGGATTTTTCAG ATTGGGTTTTCTAATTGACTTCCTATCCCATGCTGCTGTTGTCGGTTTTATGGCTGGGGCTGCCATTACAATTGCGCTGCAGCAACTAAAAGGTTTTCTTGGCATCAGGAATTTCACAAAGCACACTGATATTGTTTCTGTGATGCACTCAGTTTTCGGTTCAATCCATCATGGA TGGAACTGGCAGACTATAGTCATTGGAGCGATCTTTTTGGCTTTCCTTCTGTTTGCAAAGTACATT ggaaagaaaaacaaaaaattcttCTGGGTACCTGCAATAGCTCCGCTCATCTCTGTTATCTTATCCACCTTTTTCGTTTTTATAACTCACGCAGAGAAACATGGAGTCCAAATT GTGAAGCATATAGAAAAAGGAATCAATCCTTCATCGGTGGATGAAATATACTTCAGCGGTGATTATCTTGTAAAAGGTCTTAGGATTGGCATTGTGGCTGGTATGATAGCGTTGACG GAAGCTGTAGCTATAGGAAGAACATTTGCTACCATGAAGGACTATCAGTTGGATGGGAACAAAGAAATGGTTGCACTTGGAACGATGAATATTGTTGGCTCGATGACCTCCTGCTATGTTGCAACAG GTTCCTTCTCTCGCTCTGCGGTAAACTACATGGCCGGCTGCCAAACTGCCGTGTCGAACATCATAATGTCCTGTGTGGTGTTCCTAACCTTGGAATTCATCACCCCCCTTTTTAAGTACACCCCAAATGCCATTCTTTCTTCCATCATTATCTCAGCAGTCATTGGCCTTATTGATGTTGAGGCAGCAATTTTGATATGGAAGATTGACAAACTGGACTTCATTGCTTGTATGGGAGCATTCTTCGGCGTGGTTTTCGCCTCTGTTGAGATTGGTCTCTTAATAGCA GTCTCCATATCCTTCGCTAAAGTCCTCCTACAAGTCACAAGGCCGAGGACAGCAATCCTTGGGAGGATTCCCAGAACAAATGTTTACAGGAATATCCAACAATATCCAGAAGCAACTAAAGTTCCGGGTATTTTGATCATTAGAGTTGATTCTGCAGTCTATTTTTCCAACTCAAACTATGTCAAGGAAAG GATTTTGAGATGGTTGACCGATGAGGAAGACCAATTGAAAGCGTCATGTCTACCTAAAATCGAATTTTTGATTGTCGAGATGTCAC CTGTTACCGACATTGACACTAGCGGCATCCATGCCTTTGAAGGGCTGCACAAGAGCCTTCAAAAGAGAGGCGTTCAG CTTGTTCTGGCAAATCCCGGACAGGCGGTGGCCGAGAAGCTGCACGCATCCAAATTCCCCAGCCTGATCGGCGAGGACAACATCTTCCTCACCGTAGCAGACGCCATCCTAACCTGTTCATCCAAGAAGATTGAAGAGGCTTGA
- the LOC127808484 gene encoding uncharacterized protein LOC127808484, which translates to MGAEEENREANQRSRLNPSPNPITEAQFLSWKRQKDEDASARRAEAARKRAEDIAAGALQMNGRELFLNEPWVFDNSRY; encoded by the exons ATGGGTGCGGAAGAGGAAAATCGAGAAGCAAACCAGAGATCAAGGCTCAACCCTAGCCCCAATCCGATTACGGAGGCTCAGTTCCTCTCCTGGAAACGCCAGAAG GACGAGGATGCATCTGCTAGAAGAGCTGAAGCTGCAAGGAAACGTGCAGAGGATATAGCTGCAGGCGCACTGCAGATGAATGGCAGGGAACTCTTCTTGAACGAACCGTGGGTGTTTGACAATAGTCGTTATTGA
- the LOC127808482 gene encoding low affinity sulfate transporter 3, whose product MDQEQELDIEEKRRKERTQWVLNSPDPPGMFHELIGSAKHAFTPRIVKLSSSSRKQHRSTVVLSLLQGLFPILSWARSYNPSKFKDDLLAGLTLASLSIPQSIGYASLAKLDPQYGLYTSVVPPLIYALMGSSREIAIGPVAVVSLLLSAMLQKTQNPLTNPIAYTKLAFTVTFFAGTFQLAFGLFRLGFLVDFLSHAAIVGFMGGAAIVIGLQQLKGLLGISNFTTNTDVVSVLEAVFRALHHPWYPLNFVLGCSFLTFILIARFIGRRNRKLFWVPAIAPLVSVILSTLIVYLTKADKHGVKIVKHFKGGLNPSSADQLQLRSPQVGHAAKIGLICAIVALTEAIAVGRSFASIKGYHIDGNKEMVAMGFMNIAGSLTSCYVATGSFSRTAVNFSAGCQTPVSNVVMAITVLLSLELLTRLLYFTPIAILASIILSALPGLIDINEAYNIWKVDKLDFLACIGAFFGVLFASVEIGLLAAVTISFAKIILNSIRPGTEVLGRIPETDIFCDIKQYPMAITTPGILIIRVNSGLLCFANANFIRERIMEWVVEEDGDEGTARGKVHILVLDMSSVTNIDTTGILALEELQKKMVGREIQLAIANPRSLVIQKLKAAKFVDKVGKGWVFLTVSEAVDACFGSKMAI is encoded by the exons ATGGATCAAGAGCAGGAGCTTGACATTGAGGAGAAGAGGAGGAAGGAGAGGACTCAATGGGTTCTGAATTCTCCTGACCCTCCTGGCATGTTTCACGAGCTTATTGGGTCAGCAAAGCATGCTTTTACTCCTCGCATAGTGAAGCTTTCTTCATCATCCAGGAAGCAGCATCGATCCACGGTTGTACTCTCACTCTTGCAGGGTCTATTTCCAATCCTTAGCTGGGCAAGGAGTTACAATCCGTCAAAATTCAAGGATGACTTACTGGCAGGCCTAACTCTGGCTAGTCTCAGCATTCCCCAG AGTATTGGATATGCTAGTTTGGCGAAGCTGGATCCTCAGTATGGCTTGT ACACGAGCGTCGTGCCCCCTCTGATCTATGCTCTAATGGGAAGCTCGAGAGAGATAGCGATTGGACCGGTAGCTGTGGTTTCATTGCTGCTTTCTGCAATGCTTCAGAAAACACAGAATCCTCTGACCAATCCCATTGCCTACACGAAGCTTGCCTTCACTGTAACTTTCTTTGCTGGAACCTTCCAACTTGCTTTTGGCTTATTCAG GTTGGGATTTCTTGTGGATTTTCTGTCACATGCTGCCATTGTTGGATTCATGGGAGGTGCAGCCATTGTAATTGGGCTCCAACAGCTCAAGGGGCTGCTTGGGATTAGTAATTTCACCACAAACACCGATGTCGTCTCCGTTCTGGAGGCTGTTTTCAGAGCCCTTCACCATCCT TGGTATCCTCTCAACTTTGTCCTTGGCTGCTCATTCCTTACCTTCATCTTAATTGCCAGATTCATT GGCAGAAGGAACCGAAAGCTTTTCTGGGTGCCGGCCATTGCTCCTCTTGTCTCTGTCATTTTGTCGACTCTGATCGTCTACCTGACAAAAGCCGATAAGCATGGAGTTAAGATTGTGAAACACTTCAAGGGGGGCTTGAATCCGAGCTCGGCTGATCAGTTGCAGCTCAGAAGCCCTCAAGTTGGACACGCGGCGAAAATTGGACTAATTTGTGCCATTGTTGCTCTTACT GAAGCTATTGCTGTTGGTAGATCCTTTGCTTCCATTAAAGGGTATCATATTGATGGGAACAAGGAAATGGTTGCCATGGGCTTCATGAACATTGCAGGCTCTTTGACATCCTGCTATGTTGCCACCG GTTCTTTCTCGAGAACTGCTGTGAACTTCAGCGCAGGCTGCCAAACCCCGGTGTCGAACGTAGTCATGGCCATTACAGTGCTTCTATCCCTGGAATTGTTAACTAGGCTCTTGTATTTCACTCCCATTGCCATCCTCGCCTCCATCATCCTCTCTGCTCTCCCCGGATTGATCGACATCAATGAGGCTTACAACATCTGGAAGGTCGACAAACTTGACTTCCTCGCCTGCATCGGGGCCTTCTTTGGAGTCTTGTTTGCATCAGTGGAGATCGGTCTTCTGGCTGCG GTGACGATCTCGTTCGCTAAGATAATACTGAACTCCATTCGACCAGGGACCGAGGTGCTGGGGAGAATTCCAGAAACAGACATTTTCTGTGACATCAAACAGTACCCTATGGCCATTACAACTCCAGGCATCTTGATCATCCGGGTCAATTCTGGCTTGCTTTGCTTTGCCAATGCCAATTTCATCAGAGAAAG GATAATGGAATGGGTGGTGGAAGAGGATGGAGATGAAGGAACTGCAAGGGGGAAGGTTCACatattagtccttgacatgTCCA GCGTGACGAACATCGATACGACAGGGATCTTGGCACTGGAAGAGCTGCAGAAGAAGATGGTGGGAAGAGAAATACAA TTGGCCATTGCCAATCCAAGGTCGCTGGTGATTCAGAAGCTGAAAGCGGCCAAGTTCGTGGACAAAGTCGGTAAAGGGTGGGTTTTTCTCACGGTTTCTGAAGCTGTGGATGCTTGCTTTGGCTCCAAAATGGCGATTTGA
- the LOC127808485 gene encoding uncharacterized protein LOC127808485 has protein sequence MDFFCVSPAHEWAACEMGECIGMESCVDLQENQEAALGGCGGGRRRCVRLGSEVMKRIDFPPPLPTLARTENLSSSHMQWAMRRYYTGDGRLVIREEKIRHREYFLQAHRSGGRLTLQFVPLGDEEDDDVDEEEEEEEREYNNNNAEADPYDHHQFGDDEMRGSDRVAAGGGGGGNWYGHASVRSKPCMLGMDVPAAIMPVHT, from the coding sequence atggatTTCTTCTGCGTATCGCCAGCCCATGAGTGGGCCGCCTGCGAGATGGGAGAGTGTATCGGCATGGAGAGCTGCGTCGATCTGCAGGAGAATCAAGAGGCGGCCCTCGGCGGCTGCGGGGGCGGCCGCCGTCGGTGTGTCCGACTTGGGTCTGAAGTGATGAAGAGGATCGACTTTCCCCCGCCGCTGCCGACGCTCGCGCGGACGGAGAATCTGTCGTCGTCTCACATGCAGTGGGCGATGAGGAGGTACTATACCGGCGACGGCCGCCTGGTGATCAGGGAGGAGAAGATCAGGCACCGCGAGTACTTCCTGCAGGCTCACCGCTCCGGCGGCCGCCTCACCCTCCAATTCGTCCCTCTCGGAGACGAAGAAGACGACGACGtcgatgaggaggaggaggaggaggagagagaataCAATAACAATAATGCGGAAGCCGATCCTTATGATCATCATCAGTTTGGTGATGACGAGATGAGGGGTTCTGATAGGGTGGCGGCGGGTGGCGGCGGAGGAGGGAATTGGTACGGCCATGCAAGCGTGAGGTCCAAGCCGTGTATGCTTGGCATGGATGTTCCGGCGGCGATCATGCCGGTGCATACTTAG